A single Notoacmeibacter ruber DNA region contains:
- a CDS encoding DMT family transporter, giving the protein MTDVALPQTASADFPLRTRLIAAFMLLFAGAIWGMGFVAQSTAMDSLGPFGFIAARFAVATVGLLPFAWLELRKARRLRESGKALPDHGTLMPEWGGYALAGLAFFTGMATQQVGLVTTTVGNSGFLTGLYVVFTPFIVLLLFREKPRAIVFPASALALFGIFLLSGGLGGSLNSGDWWTILSASFWGLQVALTGRLSERTGLPVTLTTVQMVVACLLALPLALVFETVSTASLLVALPEIIYTGLFAGGLAFSLQARGQRYVKPGPAAILLSSEAVFAAIFGAIILGERLASIALVGCGLILAAILLAQWPQKRPKS; this is encoded by the coding sequence ATGACTGACGTCGCATTGCCGCAAACCGCCTCAGCAGATTTTCCGCTCAGAACACGCCTGATAGCTGCTTTCATGCTGCTGTTTGCCGGCGCGATCTGGGGCATGGGCTTCGTCGCCCAATCCACGGCGATGGATTCGCTTGGACCGTTCGGGTTCATCGCTGCCCGGTTTGCCGTGGCGACGGTCGGCCTTCTGCCCTTCGCATGGCTGGAACTGCGCAAGGCGCGCCGCTTGAGGGAAAGCGGCAAGGCGCTTCCCGATCACGGCACGCTGATGCCGGAATGGGGTGGTTATGCGCTGGCGGGCCTTGCCTTCTTCACCGGCATGGCGACCCAGCAAGTCGGGCTGGTAACGACGACCGTCGGCAATTCCGGCTTTCTCACAGGCCTATATGTTGTTTTCACGCCTTTCATCGTGCTTCTGCTCTTCCGCGAGAAGCCGAGGGCGATCGTCTTCCCTGCCAGCGCGCTGGCCCTCTTCGGTATTTTCCTACTGTCGGGTGGCCTTGGCGGCAGCCTCAACTCCGGCGACTGGTGGACCATTCTCAGCGCGAGCTTCTGGGGTCTTCAGGTGGCGCTCACCGGCCGCCTCTCAGAGCGCACCGGTCTGCCCGTCACGCTGACGACGGTGCAGATGGTGGTTGCATGCCTTCTGGCCCTGCCCCTGGCGCTCGTCTTCGAGACCGTCAGCACGGCGTCACTCCTGGTCGCCCTGCCCGAAATCATCTACACAGGCCTTTTTGCAGGCGGTCTCGCCTTTTCGCTTCAGGCGCGAGGCCAGCGCTACGTCAAACCCGGGCCGGCGGCGATCCTTCTGTCCTCAGAGGCGGTCTTCGCCGCCATCTTCGGCGCCATCATCCTCGGTGAGCGTCTGGCATCCATCGCGCTTGTCGGCTGCGGCCTGATCCTTGCCGCGATCCTTCTCGCCCAATGGCCGCAAAAGCGCCCGAAATCCTAA
- a CDS encoding extensin family protein produces the protein MAAIGGALLALSGCGDDSGRYSGAYGFAGGFGRTVDGYGAPAVMPREEAECRRKLKRMKVQYTDVAPIHDGPSCGIEWPVQLTRLPGKVAVEPAATLTCQMALATAVWAKEELNPSARWRFFSGVEKIRNGSSYRCTRIGGRGKWSAHASGNALDVMEIVLKNGKSIDVTKPGFFSFRQKGLLNAVREDACPYFTTVLGPGYDKAHGDHFHFDLMSRKNGYRVCK, from the coding sequence ATGGCCGCCATCGGCGGCGCCCTGCTCGCCCTGTCGGGCTGTGGCGACGATTCCGGCCGCTATAGCGGCGCCTACGGCTTCGCGGGAGGGTTCGGAAGGACAGTCGACGGCTACGGCGCGCCCGCCGTCATGCCGCGCGAGGAGGCCGAGTGCCGCCGCAAGCTCAAGCGCATGAAGGTGCAATACACCGATGTGGCCCCCATCCATGACGGCCCCAGTTGCGGCATCGAATGGCCGGTCCAGCTCACCCGCCTGCCCGGCAAGGTGGCAGTGGAGCCGGCCGCGACGCTGACCTGCCAGATGGCGCTGGCGACGGCGGTCTGGGCCAAGGAGGAGCTGAACCCCTCCGCCCGCTGGCGCTTCTTTTCCGGCGTCGAGAAGATCCGCAACGGATCGAGCTATCGCTGCACGCGCATAGGCGGCAGGGGCAAGTGGAGCGCCCACGCATCCGGCAACGCGCTCGACGTGATGGAGATCGTCCTGAAGAACGGCAAGAGCATCGACGTCACCAAGCCCGGCTTCTTCTCGTTCCGCCAGAAGGGGCTTCTGAACGCGGTGCGCGAGGACGCCTGCCCCTATTTCACCACCGTGCTCGGCCCCGGCTACGACAAAGCCCATGGCGACCATTTCCACTTCGACCTGATGAGCCGGAAGAACGGCTACCGCGTCTGCAAGTGA